TGTATTAGAcgctttaaaaaatatatattaacacGCAAacaatataatccactttgcctgttacagacacacaaaaCTGGCCTATTGTTatagagagaaaaaaaatccataatCAACTGATAATATATTAACATATTCCAAATTACAGTAAAGTAATAGCATCTATGGCCTATGGCATATTTGCACGATTATATTTAAGATTGAAATAAATTATTAAGAAGAAACTAATTAAAGATTTAGTGTAAAAAAACTCACTGAAGTCGTGTAACAAGATAAAGAATAGACAATAATCATAAAAGAGTTAAGCAGAGGATGAGTTGTAATAAAGCTAAAGGGTCATGTTACATAAATCATAAATTCCaaacattaagaaaaaaatcataaataagAACCAGAATGAGGTTAAATTGTGGAAGTacatttgttgttgttactaagaacaacataaaaacaggttgaaaaagcctaaaaaataataatagccAGTCTTAGTTCTAGATTTTATTAGTTCTtatcaataataataaaaaaaaacaagaaataaaaataaaaacatcaccACTATAAACTAATTATTTAGAAACCGCCTTTTAGTCCGGAAATCAACAATGATGAACATTTAAGCAATTTTATCTCCAAAGTGCGAGACAATGCGATCATGctttactttttgtttatagaAAGTTTATTCAACTTTGCACTAAGGTCCTTGACGACAACCTTTTTCTGACCACAAATTCCTTTCTTGCAAGCTTCACAGATTTGTCTGTTGTGAGCTCCTCCATGTCTGTACACAGTATCTTCCTTATCCTCGTCTAACGATTCATCAACAATATCAAACATCTTTTTTAGCACCATGACAAGCAAGCTCCTAAGGATTCGTTTGATGGTCCTTTCATGAAACAAAGGAAGTTGATATGGTGAGTCAACACAGTGAACGCAAGATTGTCCTAGGTATTGCCGTTCCATAATAAGTTTCTGATTATCTACGGAAAAAACAAAGATTACCATTGCTTTTGCAGAATTCCAATATCTTCCACAACCTCCTTGTTCACCTAAATTATCTTGGTTGTGAGTGAAATAACCCCTCGAAGTAATATAACACTTCACCCTATTCTCCTTAAGAGatagatttttttcttcaaaataactttttacgATATTGATGAAGTTTTCATTCCAATCTTTTTCTTCTTGACTTGCTTTACGAGTTTGTTTTGCAGTCAATCCCTCAAAAGAACGTAATTTATACTCAAGTTCAGGTTTAAAcaacattgttaaaaaattataaaattttcctCACTAAAAATGCTACCATCTTAAATGGTTCGTTGCTTAACAATTTACTTAGCTTGTTTGTACGAATTTCTCAGAAAAAACTAATAAGCTTTGTTTCTATTGGCTTCAAATGACGTAATGAATGAATGTTGTTTATAATTTCTAATGCACGTGAATGTCTatatttgtacattttttacatTCCAATGCGAGTTGGTATTATGTATTTATAAATACTGGGGCGTTTTGAACATACGTTTACATAGCCAGGTTATGATTATACAAGAAATTCTTTGTAAGAACAATGTAATATTTTGGAAATAACAGAGCATATAATAATATCTTAGTGTACTGGGGACCAAAACCAAAAGTGAATACTTAAGAAGGTGTGTTTTAATGTGATGATGTATTACGCTTGCAGACAAAGAAGTACACCCATCGCGTTACAATCGGGTAAGACGAGTTTTAACGTTTCTCAAATttgatacacatttttttaacatacacACTATTTTCATTATACATTTTTGGGGACAAGTATATTAGAACACAAGAGtttaaagacattttttacctaTGTATGCGAgggacattttttcaaaattacccaaGGTTTCTTGACGTTGTCCATCGTATTGGCtggcgctgaaacttgtgaaagCGACACAACTAAACTTCGCGGTTGGAATTAGAGAatcatttgttattaaataattgaGTAACCAATAAAGTACAATTAGCTACATGCATTATGTTTACGTGCCTAGCTACATAACGGATTTTTAGAAGTATTCTGTAATCTTAATAAATGTAGCTACCTATTTAGACCTCTGCGTATTTTCTAGAAACTATCTTCCCAGTGAATAGTCAAGTTAGTTAGGTATACATGGCATTGCGTTTTAGTTAAATATGTTGTCACAACGAACAGGAacccatttttcttaaaaatctaaaaatctcaTGGTATCTTTATCGAACAGAAACCTGAATACTCCTGTAGTTTTTTaggtttcttttataaaatagaaaaatttagGAAAGTATAGCAAAATGTGATATGCGTCATTTTTAAGCCTTTACAATTCCCAAGTCGATCAATCTATTGGTGTTTGTTAGTACAGTCTGTCCGACCAACATTATTCACGAATTTATGcacaaagaatagaaaaaaatgaatatattacGAAGACGCCATCAGTCGGTTAAATTAGCTGCTTGTTGCTGTGTATTAAAAGACCACGAAgtcaatttttgacaaaaatctaCTTTTTAAACCGGGTAATGGTGCATGCGCTAAAAAGTAGAAATAGTGCTTCCTTTTACGAAATTGACAACAATCgagtgaaagttaaaaacaacaacagacaaTTGAAGTTAAACTACCGTGACTGTTGCATAAGAGATCAAGTTTGTGTAGGTTGattctttcaaaaatttaacttttctataTAAACTAAGTTCTTCATACAAAAACCAGTACATCAAATAtaagaatacaaaaaatatataaatagctagttattaaaaaagttaaatactCTCTAAAAGCTCTTTATTGTCACAGTTTCACGAACATCAGAACAACGAATTGTATATGAGGGAACTGGGAACGAAAGCTGAGATACTTAATAATGCACTGGGTATAGTTAGTCTCAAATTCTACACACtacaaaatagtgctttaacTCAGTTGACGGCTATAGATTAAGCCctatcaaattttaattttaatgtaaTGCAATGAAAATAATTAACACTTTGCGAAAATGATgtaatctatatattaatatggAAGTTGTGTCCGTCTGCGACCGCCGAAGTggatatcttcattttcctttgatagtTTAGCTCTTCACAATAggggcaacgtgaaaacaaggttttatttttattttatttttcttgtaaatGGGTTGCTGgcgtcattaaaattcaaatgacgggcTTTATCGGGCTTTATTTAGTAAAGAATTAATGCTAGTCCGAAAATTGGATTAATAAAGTCAAAGTATCTTAATCAGATAATATAAGACGAATGAAGTTATTTTAACATATGTATATTTCGTGTTACATCCAACACATCTTTTAGCAGGAATAATAAGGTAATTTCATGAGGTaattttgtgaatttaaaaagTCCTCACATGCATGTATCATATTCCTGGATAAAATTAAAGGCTAGTGTTGGTAGGGTTAATCACGTTTTCATTTGAAGCGGCGTTACTTATAGAGATAGACTGTGAACAAAAAATGAAATGCGCTATTCTACGACCGTGTTTATAAGAGAGGGTGTGTAATCAAGGTCTGACCATAATTTACTAAATAGAATtggaaaaaaattcaacaattaCAGCTTAAAATTACTAATTTAGACATTGGTCTCCCGAATGTTCCACAGGTGGTTCTCCTGATTCATAAGGCGTATTGTTTTATCGTGAAGCTTGAGTAAACTTGACACTTTTTGGATGTCAGATACGGAACAAAAGTCATATGGAGCAATATtcgagttatctaaaacaaataTCTTAATTAGAATAATGCATTTAAATAACCTGtcagaaattactttcaaaTAATCAAAAACTTAAATCGACTGTAACACATAACACTGGAACTgctgaaaaatgtaaacatgtacAGAAATGTTTAACCTAAATGCTCAAAAGATATTGAAGCATGAAGCAGATGATGTAAGTATAAAGAAACCCACCATCAGTACTTCTTTGAGACCAACATTTCCACCACAGTAGGAGCAGCAACATAAAGAGAAGGGTTGGAACTAACACCGCAAACACTAGCTTAATTTTTCTGGGATACATTTTATGAACAATTGTCCCTGTGAAGAAATTAGATTAAAACGTTTAGAATTATTTTACAGTAGAACTCGCGATCCATATCAAGCAATTGCCTATCAGCTAATCTGCTTCCCATGCATTTGAGCATCGAGTTTTGCTCGATGCTCAAATGCATTTGTTTTGTGTGCTTGTCTTGCTAGAGTGGAGGTTGTGTAGGCTGTTGTTGCTAAGTAtgtgccccccccccccaaaaaaaaaatgacgctTTCATAAAATATTAAAGTAAATCAAGTGAAATAAAACAAATGAAGAACAAAAAATCAACGTGAAAGGCGAAACATTTTTATCCAGTCAATCACAATACAACAACTGTGATGGATATTTTTGTCGTTGTAAGAGAAATGGTGCCTGTTGCGACACGATAACCTGTCTAAAAGCAAATTGGGTTCTGTCGCCTAAAAAACTGTCTTGCGTTAGGTGTGGCTTCACAtcttgaaactttttaaaaattgaatgttttacaaagaaaagtGTAAAGAAACTAATGTTTCGTCCTCTTAACAACCTAACTGACGAGGTActtaaaattgatatttttaaaggCATCGTGCATTTCACATGCAAGAATTTCATCTGTTCCAAACGTTTACCAAGCTACGTCTTAGTAAAGTGTTTGTTCGATCTAATATTGAATATAACAGAAGgagataaaaaaatgtaaattagaAGCAGGCATTACTTTTCGTACCATTAACACATTCAGGAACATCACAATATTCCCAACGTTCAGAAGTTTCATTTACATAACACCAAGGTGCTCTTGCATATCCTTGAGGATTTCTACAGAAGTTGCTTTCTAAATCACGATATACTGGTGAGGataaaaacgaattaatactCCAAGGCAGACATTTCTTCCCACTCCTGGTCTTGTTTACAGTACCGTTGTATGAGACTACATTTCCTTCATAACAATGCTCGGTATACTGTACGTCTCCTTCTTTAAAAgctataaaaataattcaacgcTTTTCCTGAAACCCCCTATTAATATGAATGGGAAAAATTCAACCCAACCACAGATAAAAATAAAgagcttgttttaaaaaaacatgctaGTTTGGTATATAATGTTcttagttatttttattttcctccTCAAAGACTATTACAATAGTAGAGCTTGCATGGCctctaaaaagtaaaaaataaattagatttATGAAATCTGTTAGACTTTTGTTTATCTATAAATCACAGAATTAGCGTTCAATTAATGGAATGGGTAATAAAAGTGAGCATATTTTTCCCAAAAAATAGGACGAAAAGttacaaaaaagattttgagaaaagtaagaagaatgcttATAAGTGCACATTCAAACAAAACTACTTAAaatcgaaaaattaaaaaacatttggataatcaaaaaattgagttaagaTTCGATCCTTTTGTAAATGTAACTTGAACTTGaaggcaaatttttttttagtttatggGAAAATTTTTATCAAATGTTGAGTTCTTTCtaaatgtttatatattttcatataataaattatataaagatTATCCTATAGTCTAAAAGATTATGCAATTTGAGAAATATATCATGCTCATTGTgagaaatatatacaaaagctTGGTTCCCACTTTAGTTTAACTaagatctcttataataatacgctaagtgtgtccgtctgtctgtgacaggcaaagtggatatcgtcattttcctttaatgttgccgaaaaatgcatatccaatatgttaaattttctgacgttacggcgcgacgtcaataatattactttaacgtcaatatcctatattaaattattgaagccgttacagtgcacttaaaactttgaggccaaataacttggaaacgaggtggtgacgtcaatgatttttcaccgcgtgggtaactagggaccacctgggaccaatttgggtaagtttcccaaacctgggtccttgaatccgtttcggaatggacgggttgatggcgtcatcacaaaacctacaaactccaatatctctgcaaccgtttgtcaaaagttcatgttcctatacattttcttgatcagcttttcaagatctatacaatgaagacaTTGGATAtataaaattctggaaaaaaaattttatgtgtgattgcaggtctctgctgacatcagccaaattttcaaacccttatatttccttATACGTTCGTTGAAAACCCattatcctatacatttttctcatgaGGGTTTtagcctctacacattacaggcaaccaaTAAACCAAACTTCGctaattcttttttgtatctgcaatgctgatgtcagcaaaaagtctaaaataatcaatttttacattgtcctcctgcctaagtggatttttccacgggctttatcgactagtcttatataataatacgacgtgtatgtgacggtcatagtggatatcgtgattttcctttgatgtcgccgaaatttCCTTTCAAGTCGCCGAAAACAGtgtgtctcaaatgttaaattttatgacgttacgacgcgacgtccATAATACTACTGTAACGTCAAAATGCTGTATTAAATtactgaagccattacagtgcactcaAAATTTTGAGgcgaaataacttggaaacgaggtggtgacgtcaatgttttttcaccgcgtgggtaactagggaccaacctaggaccaatttaggTAATTTtcctaaacctgggtccccgaaccCGATACCGAattgacgggttgatgacgtcatcagaaaaccttcaaaccctaatatctctgcaaccgtttattaaaagtacatgatcctatacattttcttgatcagcgtttcaagatctatacgataaagggaacaggtatacaaatttctaaagaaaattttaaaggttTTGACGGGTccttgttgacgtcagcaaaatttttaatccctgatatctccttaggcgttcgtcgagaacATATGATCCTGTACATCATTTTcaccagcgtttcaacctctacacattacagacaatgaataaacaaatttcgcgaattttttttactgcactgctgacgtcaaaaaaaactaaaactaaaACACCCTTTTTATTGTCCTTTTGCCTGAGTGGATTTCTCCGCGGGCTTTATCTACCAGGTTAAACATAAAACCCAGAAGAATTTAAATttgtcttaaaaatttaaaataaatcctgagcattttcatttttgtttaagtGTGCTATCCTTTACACTCTGAATTAGGATCACTCTCTTTTATGTCTTCTGTATGATTTATTAAAGATTATTGGATAATACTTGTTCGCAAAGTTGTTTTTTTcctaaagttttttatttatttcttgtttaaaatattttctttctttttttctctgaACTTAAAATCTTTGAACCCTGGCTACATGAGAACTCGGAAAGTCTTCGTAAGACAATCCTGTGCGCCATtaacaaaaaacatattttcttttactttcgGAAACTTAATTGTTTGGCATGTCTTTATCATGTACATAACCTGAAAATTGTTTCACCATTGATAATTTGTTTTCCTGCAGTTAATCAGTTTGTtctaaaattgtatttttgttacttatttcttaaatatttcttctttttcggATCAGACGTTATCAAAACACATTTCTTGGTTTTTAAGGTCAACTGGCCAGGTTGCAATTTTTCcgtaatttttgcaaattgccCAGTCCCTTTTCCCCGTCAAAACAGAAAAGTGGCCAAGAAGCACGAAGGTGAGATATGTAGTAAAACAAGTGCTGAAATATCTGTCTTAAATTATTAATTTGCTGCAGCATCTTACGATATATTCCAGATATATTTTAATTTGAGTTCCAGGATAGCTTTAAGACacaatatttgtttattttgaaacaaaattattCATACGTTGTATTATTTATAGCCCAATAAAAGGCATTTCCGTTGTTGCCTGTTCTTAGGCTAAATGAGATTTAGCAAAATTCCCGGGCATTAATTACTGGTAAGCTATTCCCTTCAATGAGACCTATCACTTTTAGTATATGTGGGATTTCTTGCAAGCGAGCtacaaaaagatttttgtaaGGATTTTACACGACACCAATATACTACATAGTATCTAAGGCATATTTAAGGCATCATATACATTTGATGTGAATACGAAGTCAATATTTCTACAAAACACAGTTCTGTTTTTAAGGGAGGAGTTAGAAGAAGGAATATTCTATAGGCGTGGTTTCGATCCCTTGATTAGGCAAAAGGGAAAAAACTAAGAAATgcgtaaaaaaaacaacttacgaATTAGTTGGCAGCCTACAATGTTGTTCATGTCTTGTTTCGGAAAGTTAACATAAAGATATGGATTGGAAAGTTCGATTGGATTTTCGAATTCATCCGGACATAGTTTGCACAATGATTCATAAAGTTTCATGAAATCGATAAGTCCATTGCAACGGTTGCTCAGCCATATCTTTCGACATGGTGGCGAATTAATAGTCTCATTTTTAATTGTTGATACAAAGCATGTGGGATGTCTTAAAAAACACGCTAACTGTGTGAACATATCCGCACATTCGCATATTTTTTCGAAGTTTCTGTCTAAGTACAGTCTAAGCAAATTCACTACAGAATTAAAACCAGACTCTTTTCTGCAGCTATGGAAtctaataaagaaataaaaaagacataAAAAATCAAGACTGATTGTCAAATCCATGGAAGGTGATTGCAAAAATGTTATACGTATGGTTAAAAATCTATTTTATAGGTCTCTTTGCTTATCAGACTATGTATTTATGTCTTATGTACTAGTACTTTTTCTGTGTGTTCGTGTGTGTGACAGGCAAAGACTATTATACTTTGTACAATTGTTTCTAAACCGCCTATAAGACATCTCCTAAAATAAtttctgtattttataaacCCTTTGTTT
This is a stretch of genomic DNA from Hydractinia symbiolongicarpus strain clone_291-10 chromosome 9, HSymV2.1, whole genome shotgun sequence. It encodes these proteins:
- the LOC130657884 gene encoding receptor-transporting protein 4-like codes for the protein MLFKPELEYKLRSFEGLTAKQTRKASQEEKDWNENFINIVKSYFEEKNLSLKENRVKCYITSRGYFTHNQDNLGEQGGCGRYWNSAKAMVIFVFSVDNQKLIMERQYLGQSCVHCVDSPYQLPLFHERTIKRILRSLLVMVLKKMFDIVDESLDEDKEDTVYRHGGAHNRQICEACKKGICGQKKVVVKDLSAKLNKLSINKK
- the LOC130657992 gene encoding uncharacterized protein LOC130657992 isoform X2; translation: MMSYFSNSKFGHFLSSVILDLLRGVHSNFINAYGYYKATSKTNEDIHKVRCRSYSDVLPNGACLQHLKNYMINQSIHKAKDASKDMEWGILLLNLLKRKKRKVFLTRAFNFYFNKQRFHSCRKESGFNSVVNLLRLYLDRNFEKICECADMFTQLACFLRHPTCFVSTIKNETINSPPCRKIWLSNRCNGLIDFMKLYESLCKLCPDEFENPIELSNPYLYVNFPKQDMNNIVGCQLIPFKEGDVQYTEHCYEGNVVSYNGTVNKTRSGKKCLPWSINSFLSSPVYRDLESNFCRNPQGYARAPWCYVNETSERWEYCDVPECVNGTIVHKMYPRKIKLVFAVLVPTLLFMLLLLLWWKCWSQRSTDDNSNIAPYDFCSVSDIQKVSSLLKLHDKTIRLMNQENHLWNIRETNV
- the LOC130657992 gene encoding uncharacterized protein LOC130657992 isoform X4, which gives rise to MINQSIHKAKDASKDMEWGILLLNLLKRKKRKVFLTRAFNFYFNKQRFHSCRKESGFNSVVNLLRLYLDRNFEKICECADMFTQLACFLRHPTCFVSTIKNETINSPPCRKIWLSNRCNGLIDFMKLYESLCKLCPDEFENPIELSNPYLYVNFPKQDMNNIVGCQLIPFKEGDVQYTEHCYEGNVVSYNGTVNKTRSGKKCLPWSINSFLSSPVYRDLESNFCRNPQGYARAPWCYVNETSERWEYCDVPECVNGTKRTIVHKMYPRKIKLVFAVLVPTLLFMLLLLLWWKCWSQRSTDDNSNIAPYDFCSVSDIQKVSSLLKLHDKTIRLMNQENHLWNIRETNV
- the LOC130657992 gene encoding uncharacterized protein LOC130657992 isoform X1, with the translated sequence MMSYFSNSKFGHFLSSVILDLLRGVHSNFINAYGYYKATSKTNEDIHKVRCRSYSDVLPNGACLQHLKNYMINQSIHKAKDASKDMEWGILLLNLLKRKKRKVFLTRAFNFYFNKQRFHSCRKESGFNSVVNLLRLYLDRNFEKICECADMFTQLACFLRHPTCFVSTIKNETINSPPCRKIWLSNRCNGLIDFMKLYESLCKLCPDEFENPIELSNPYLYVNFPKQDMNNIVGCQLIPFKEGDVQYTEHCYEGNVVSYNGTVNKTRSGKKCLPWSINSFLSSPVYRDLESNFCRNPQGYARAPWCYVNETSERWEYCDVPECVNGTKRTIVHKMYPRKIKLVFAVLVPTLLFMLLLLLWWKCWSQRSTDDNSNIAPYDFCSVSDIQKVSSLLKLHDKTIRLMNQENHLWNIRETNV
- the LOC130657992 gene encoding uncharacterized protein LOC130657992 isoform X3, producing MNGANVWTVLLIFCITFIATSKTNEDIHKVRCRSYSDVLPNGACLQHLKNYMINQSIHKAKDASKDMEWGILLLNLLKRKKRKVFLTRAFNFYFNKQRFHSCRKESGFNSVVNLLRLYLDRNFEKICECADMFTQLACFLRHPTCFVSTIKNETINSPPCRKIWLSNRCNGLIDFMKLYESLCKLCPDEFENPIELSNPYLYVNFPKQDMNNIVGCQLIPFKEGDVQYTEHCYEGNVVSYNGTVNKTRSGKKCLPWSINSFLSSPVYRDLESNFCRNPQGYARAPWCYVNETSERWEYCDVPECVNGTKRTIVHKMYPRKIKLVFAVLVPTLLFMLLLLLWWKCWSQRSTDDNSNIAPYDFCSVSDIQKVSSLLKLHDKTIRLMNQENHLWNIRETNV